The proteins below come from a single Rhinoraja longicauda isolate Sanriku21f chromosome 5, sRhiLon1.1, whole genome shotgun sequence genomic window:
- the tmem14a gene encoding transmembrane protein 14A has product MPVDWIGCSYAAVVMLSGILGYTRRGSVMSLITGVIFGSLAGYGAYQISNDPHNVKISLITAGILTVAMGMRYRKSGRLIPAGLVAGISLFMVLRLVIMMF; this is encoded by the exons ATGCCAGTTGATTGGATCGGCTGCTCTTATGCTGCCGTGGTGATGCTGAGTGGTATCCTCGGATACACTCGAAGAG GGAGTGTGATGTCTTTGATCACTGGGGTGATTTTCGGATCCTTGGCAGGGTATGGTGCTTATCAAATCTCCAACGACCCGCATAATGTGAAGATCTCTCTGA TCACTGCTGGGATTTTGACAGTGGCGATGGGAATGCGATATCGGAAGTCTGGACGGTTAATACCTGCTGGTCTGGTTGCTGGGATCAG cCTTTTTATGGTTTTGCGACTTGTAATCATGATGTTTTAA